The Acinetobacter sp. GSS19 genome includes a region encoding these proteins:
- a CDS encoding lytic transglycosylase domain-containing protein codes for MNKYLKLSALAVLGYFTSLALPATAMAGQMVYQMRDANGATLFTNKKSKYSHLKVEKKTYFPDSNIHSYSNWGSSEASVLPSYSKNKNAFDHLIRQAAQHHGVSEGLIKAVMHTESGFNTNARSPVGAQGLMQLMPATARRFKVANVYDPQQNIFGGAKYLSWLLKRFNGNTSLALAAYNAGEGNVDKYGGIPPFRETQDYVRRVTSRYQNLYRAGLSSLSGSNSVQPQAENIAQATKPAALKVTNTTESNNTRKVHNNRAIIRSADGTFTDAPVTAYDTSHNSL; via the coding sequence ATGAATAAATATTTAAAACTTTCTGCTTTGGCAGTTTTGGGGTATTTCACTAGTCTAGCGCTCCCAGCAACAGCTATGGCTGGGCAAATGGTCTATCAAATGCGTGATGCTAATGGTGCGACACTGTTTACCAATAAAAAAAGCAAATACAGTCACCTAAAAGTTGAGAAAAAAACCTATTTTCCCGACAGTAATATTCATAGCTACTCCAACTGGGGAAGTTCAGAAGCCTCAGTATTGCCAAGTTACAGTAAAAATAAAAATGCCTTTGACCATTTGATCCGTCAGGCCGCTCAGCATCATGGTGTGTCAGAAGGCTTAATCAAGGCCGTGATGCACACGGAATCAGGCTTTAATACCAATGCCCGCTCACCCGTAGGTGCCCAAGGTTTAATGCAACTGATGCCAGCCACAGCCCGACGCTTTAAAGTAGCCAATGTCTATGATCCTCAGCAAAATATCTTTGGGGGGGCTAAATACCTGAGCTGGTTACTTAAGCGTTTTAATGGCAACACCTCACTAGCACTGGCCGCCTATAATGCCGGTGAAGGCAACGTCGATAAGTACGGGGGGATTCCGCCCTTTCGTGAGACCCAGGATTATGTGCGTCGTGTGACCAGTCGTTACCAAAATTTGTATCGCGCCGGTTTAAGCAGTCTTTCAGGCAGCAATAGTGTTCAACCACAAGCGGAGAATATTGCACAGGCAACCAAACCAGCCGCGCTTAAAGTGACCAATACTACCGAAAGCAACAACACACGTAAGGTCCATAACAACCGCGCCATCATTAGGTCAGCCGATGGTACATTTACCGATGCCCCTGTGACTGCTTACGACACTTCACACAATTCCTTATAA
- the htpX gene encoding protease HtpX, translated as MMRIGLFLLTNLAVLVVAGIILSLFGVGSYHGAGGLNLVNLLVICFVFGMVGSMVSLFMSKWMAKKTTGTELIDPNAPRNQAEAWLLQTVAELSQRSGINMPEVGIFPSYQSNAFATGWNKNDALVAVSTGLLERMNKDELRAVLAHEIGHVANGDMVTLALIQGVVNAFVMFFARVVGDFIDRNVFGREDGEAPGIAYFVITIVLDIVFGILASAIVMWFSRHREYRADEAGARLAGKQAMISALLRLQAESEMPDQMPKEMKAFAIAAGQEQGFSLAALFQTHPSIEQRVAALQQLNCP; from the coding sequence ATGATGCGGATTGGTTTGTTCTTGCTGACCAACCTCGCGGTACTGGTGGTAGCTGGCATTATTTTGTCACTCTTCGGTGTCGGTAGTTACCATGGCGCGGGTGGCTTAAATCTTGTCAACCTTCTGGTGATCTGTTTTGTCTTTGGTATGGTGGGATCAATGGTGTCCCTGTTCATGTCGAAATGGATGGCAAAAAAAACCACGGGTACAGAACTCATCGACCCCAATGCACCACGTAACCAGGCTGAAGCATGGTTGCTGCAAACCGTTGCTGAATTATCACAGCGTTCGGGTATTAATATGCCGGAAGTGGGTATTTTCCCTTCCTATCAATCCAATGCATTCGCTACGGGCTGGAATAAAAATGATGCCTTGGTCGCGGTTTCGACCGGCCTATTGGAACGCATGAACAAAGATGAATTACGTGCAGTACTCGCCCACGAGATTGGTCATGTGGCGAATGGCGATATGGTCACGCTGGCACTGATTCAGGGTGTAGTGAATGCTTTCGTCATGTTCTTCGCCCGCGTGGTGGGAGATTTCATTGATCGTAATGTATTTGGCCGTGAAGATGGTGAAGCCCCTGGCATCGCCTATTTCGTTATTACCATCGTCTTGGATATTGTCTTCGGGATTCTGGCCTCGGCCATCGTAATGTGGTTCTCGCGTCACCGTGAATATCGTGCGGATGAAGCAGGTGCGCGTCTCGCAGGCAAACAAGCCATGATCTCGGCATTGTTACGTTTACAAGCTGAAAGTGAAATGCCGGATCAAATGCCAAAAGAAATGAAAGCGTTCGCGATTGCAGCAGGTCAAGAGCAAGGCTTCAGTCTGGCTGCCCTGTTCCAAACCCACCCAAGCATTGAACAGCGTGTTGCCGCATTGCAACAGTTGAATTGTCCTTAA
- a CDS encoding DUF4112 domain-containing protein: MSEKPLSKAEVIVFERDLAKWAGLMDSLVRIPFTRQGIGLDALLGMIPVLGDIAGLILTLYVWHKAKRLGLPISQRNRILQWAFADAVLGLVPILGTLLDILIQPSRQAMQLVHQHIQQEYPLENDLHVQHPYLHERLAQKQQQSAFWRHPLISWLWLHSLDLLVLAFILLVVCTGFWLIIDGWGLKSHS; encoded by the coding sequence ATGTCTGAAAAACCACTTTCTAAAGCCGAGGTGATTGTATTCGAGCGGGATTTGGCCAAGTGGGCGGGACTCATGGACAGTCTGGTCCGAATTCCCTTTACTCGGCAAGGGATTGGTTTGGATGCCTTGCTCGGTATGATTCCTGTACTAGGTGATATTGCTGGGTTGATACTGACTTTGTATGTCTGGCATAAGGCGAAGCGCTTGGGGCTGCCTATCTCACAACGCAATCGGATTTTACAGTGGGCATTTGCGGATGCTGTTTTGGGCTTGGTGCCTATATTAGGCACATTATTGGATATTTTGATTCAGCCCAGCCGACAGGCGATGCAGCTGGTTCATCAGCATATTCAACAGGAATACCCGCTGGAGAATGATCTGCATGTCCAGCATCCCTATTTGCATGAGCGTCTGGCACAAAAACAGCAGCAATCAGCCTTTTGGCGGCATCCATTGATCAGTTGGCTTTGGCTGCACAGTCTGGATCTGCTGGTTTTGGCTTTTATACTGTTGGTGGTGTGTACAGGATTTTGGCTTATCATCGATGGATGGGGATTGAAAAGTCATTCATGA
- the ttcA gene encoding tRNA 2-thiocytidine(32) synthetase TtcA — MYSPVESEQGFNFKPELPTSSAYYRLLKKLRRQVGHAIRDFKMIEDGDKVMVCVSGGKDSYTLLDILLQFKRIAPINFDVVAVNLDQKQPGFPEDVLPRYMEENNIPYYILEKDTYSITKRLTPEGKTYCAVCSRLRRGSLYGFAQEIGATKVALGHHRDDILATFFLNLFHGGSLKAMPPKLLSSDKKNILIRPLAYVEEKDIIKYAELRQFPIIPCNLCGSQENLQRAIINDMLRDWDKAHPKRLHSIFGALQNVSPSQLADRELFDFEALDSQREFDFTACDTEAGQKRIDMVNLGFAAD; from the coding sequence ATGTACTCGCCAGTTGAGTCCGAACAAGGATTTAATTTTAAACCAGAACTTCCAACAAGCTCTGCTTATTATCGTTTGTTGAAAAAGCTGCGCCGCCAAGTAGGTCATGCCATTCGTGACTTTAAAATGATCGAAGACGGCGACAAGGTCATGGTCTGCGTTTCTGGGGGTAAGGACAGTTATACCTTGCTGGACATTTTGTTGCAGTTTAAACGTATCGCACCGATCAATTTTGATGTGGTGGCAGTGAATCTGGATCAGAAGCAGCCTGGATTCCCGGAAGATGTGTTGCCGCGTTATATGGAAGAAAATAACATTCCGTATTACATCCTGGAAAAAGATACCTATAGCATTACCAAACGTTTGACGCCTGAAGGCAAAACCTACTGTGCTGTATGCTCGCGTTTGCGCCGTGGTTCTTTGTATGGTTTTGCACAGGAAATTGGGGCGACCAAAGTAGCGTTGGGTCACCACCGTGATGATATCTTGGCGACTTTCTTCCTGAACTTGTTCCATGGGGGCAGTCTAAAGGCGATGCCGCCAAAGCTGTTGTCATCTGACAAGAAAAATATTCTGATCCGACCACTGGCCTATGTGGAAGAGAAAGACATCATCAAATATGCTGAACTGCGCCAGTTCCCGATTATTCCGTGTAACTTGTGTGGTTCGCAGGAAAATCTGCAACGTGCGATTATCAACGATATGTTGCGTGACTGGGATAAAGCCCATCCGAAGCGTTTACACAGTATTTTCGGTGCTTTGCAAAATGTATCGCCATCACAATTGGCTGATCGCGAACTCTTCGATTTTGAAGCCTTGGATAGTCAGCGTGAATTTGATTTTACCGCTTGTGATACTGAAGCTGGTCAAAAACGCATTGATATGGTGAACCTAGGCTTCGCTGCGGATTAA
- a CDS encoding SCP2 sterol-binding domain-containing protein: MPAFLTDDWFATVEKLTAAAGDLNLPPALANLAINLVVTGPEGDKEASLAGGRIQKGLVDNAKTTLSMDAETVRKVFLEFDMAAAMQAFMAGKIKVQGDMSQLMALQTVKPSQEQKTLFKQILAETN, translated from the coding sequence ATGCCTGCATTTTTAACTGATGATTGGTTTGCAACTGTAGAAAAATTAACAGCGGCAGCAGGGGACTTAAACTTACCGCCTGCGTTGGCCAATCTGGCAATTAATCTCGTGGTGACTGGTCCAGAAGGTGACAAAGAAGCTTCTCTCGCTGGCGGTAGAATCCAGAAGGGTTTGGTTGACAATGCCAAAACGACACTCAGTATGGATGCAGAGACTGTGCGTAAAGTTTTTCTGGAGTTTGATATGGCTGCGGCGATGCAGGCATTTATGGCGGGTAAAATCAAAGTGCAAGGGGACATGTCACAATTGATGGCATTGCAAACCGTGAAACCAAGTCAAGAACAGAAAACCTTGTTCAAACAAATTCTGGCAGAAACCAACTAA
- a CDS encoding transglycosylase SLT domain-containing protein, whose amino-acid sequence MHSSSSSGSRLSLSSLISSLPVKILAFSTVFIPFHSINASKAYQYDSVVNNNRLTVVAVEDPSTVFQEGKLMHGFGYDLARNYAQSLNVKLDFTTVPDNATALRWVAQGKANFAMTTASVETIEDKKLSSFSATCGDFSSLEQNGLNPELNWVFKHAEDPLTQTASGFICQGKQNGAIHQLASFYNQNVVRPESWKTIQRDLSQRMPIYQASFKQTAEQYDLDWHLLAAIGYQESYLKPNSVSPTGVRGLMMLTNSTAKAMGVSNRNDPIQSIQGGAKYYDRMLDLYAEVPLPDRNWYALVAYNMGPGAVQQIQKRLTAQGKNPNNWVNLYSYLDRNKAANGRYRQAVQYVTRIRAYVEHIKSTPYLVQL is encoded by the coding sequence ATGCACAGTAGTTCATCTTCGGGATCGAGGCTTAGCCTTAGCTCTCTGATTTCTTCTCTCCCGGTTAAAATCCTTGCGTTTAGTACAGTTTTCATCCCTTTCCACAGCATCAACGCCAGTAAGGCCTACCAGTATGATTCTGTGGTCAACAACAATCGCCTCACCGTGGTGGCGGTTGAAGATCCCAGCACAGTTTTCCAAGAGGGGAAATTGATGCACGGCTTCGGTTATGACCTTGCACGTAACTATGCGCAAAGTCTCAATGTAAAGCTAGACTTTACAACCGTTCCGGATAATGCAACTGCTTTGCGATGGGTTGCACAAGGCAAAGCCAATTTTGCAATGACAACCGCAAGTGTGGAAACTATTGAGGACAAAAAGCTCAGCTCGTTCTCGGCAACTTGTGGAGACTTCAGCAGTCTGGAACAAAATGGACTGAATCCTGAACTCAACTGGGTGTTTAAACACGCAGAAGATCCGTTAACACAAACTGCGAGCGGATTTATCTGTCAGGGAAAACAAAATGGTGCTATTCACCAGTTAGCTTCTTTTTACAACCAGAATGTGGTGCGTCCTGAATCCTGGAAAACGATCCAGCGTGATCTCAGTCAGCGTATGCCGATCTATCAGGCCAGTTTCAAGCAGACCGCTGAACAATACGATCTGGATTGGCACTTATTGGCTGCGATTGGTTATCAGGAATCCTACCTCAAACCAAACTCAGTTTCTCCCACGGGCGTACGCGGTCTAATGATGCTGACCAACAGCACAGCCAAAGCTATGGGCGTAAGCAACCGTAATGATCCGATTCAGAGCATTCAGGGCGGTGCAAAATATTATGACCGTATGCTGGACTTGTATGCTGAGGTTCCCTTGCCAGATCGCAATTGGTATGCACTAGTCGCGTATAATATGGGGCCAGGAGCCGTACAACAAATTCAGAAGCGTTTAACTGCACAGGGAAAAAATCCCAACAACTGGGTGAACCTGTATAGCTATCTGGACCGCAACAAGGCCGCCAATGGCCGTTACCGTCAGGCTGTACAGTATGTCACGCGTATTCGTGCCTATGTAGAACATATTAAAAGCACACCATATCTGGTGCAGCTTTAA